A single Carnobacterium inhibens subsp. inhibens DSM 13024 DNA region contains:
- the phoU gene encoding phosphate signaling complex protein PhoU yields the protein MRRVFEEELNDLHVHFFEMGKMVNEAIYKSVKAFVNHDKELAQEVINQDVEINKHEVDLEKQCFEMIALQQPVTTDLRKIVTVMKACADLERMGDHAVSIAKSTIRVKGNKRIYEVEAEIAEMSEKVKVMVQEVLDAYVNFDAEKAKKVALSDRAVDKDAKKIHHDCIEHMKVDSEIVLGGSDYMLVAGYLERIGDYVTNISEWIVYLNSGKVVELNTHNKNIPLT from the coding sequence GTGAGACGCGTATTTGAAGAGGAACTAAATGATTTGCACGTTCATTTTTTCGAAATGGGTAAAATGGTTAATGAAGCTATTTATAAATCTGTAAAAGCTTTTGTAAATCATGATAAAGAACTTGCTCAAGAAGTAATCAATCAAGACGTGGAAATTAATAAACATGAAGTTGATTTAGAAAAACAATGTTTCGAGATGATTGCATTGCAACAACCTGTCACAACTGATTTAAGAAAAATCGTAACTGTGATGAAAGCTTGTGCGGATCTTGAACGAATGGGAGATCATGCCGTTAGTATCGCAAAGTCAACTATTCGAGTAAAAGGAAACAAACGGATTTATGAAGTAGAAGCAGAAATTGCTGAAATGTCTGAAAAAGTTAAGGTAATGGTTCAAGAGGTTTTAGATGCGTATGTAAACTTTGATGCTGAAAAAGCTAAAAAAGTAGCTTTAAGTGACCGAGCAGTAGATAAAGATGCGAAAAAAATCCATCATGACTGTATTGAACACATGAAAGTTGATTCAGAAATTGTACTAGGTGGTTCAGATTACATGCTTGTAGCTGGATACTTAGAGAGAATCGGCGACTATGTGACGAATATCTCTGAATGGATCGTTTATTTAAATTCTGGTAAAGTCGTTGAATTAAATACTCATAATAAAAATATTCCCTTAACATAA
- a CDS encoding HD domain-containing protein, with protein MGMHQYIKSLSDLENIFRCPGKFKYEDHSVAAHSFKVTQIAQFLGTVEEQAGNDVNWRALYEKALNHDYTELFIGDIKTPVKYATPELREMLADVEDSMTENFIKKEIPAEFQAAYFERLKEGKDDTLEGQILSVSDKVDLLYESFGEIQKGNPERVFTEIYEESLKTILEFKHLASAHYFLTEVLPDLLSGNFTNQDQLQKITQRIVSDAIND; from the coding sequence ATGGGAATGCATCAATATATTAAAAGTTTAAGTGATTTAGAAAATATCTTTCGCTGTCCTGGAAAGTTTAAATATGAGGATCATTCTGTGGCAGCACATTCTTTTAAAGTGACACAAATTGCTCAGTTCTTAGGAACCGTAGAGGAACAAGCAGGAAATGATGTGAATTGGCGCGCACTTTATGAAAAAGCACTCAATCATGACTACACAGAACTGTTTATAGGGGATATAAAAACGCCAGTTAAATATGCAACACCTGAATTAAGAGAAATGTTGGCAGATGTAGAAGATTCGATGACCGAAAATTTTATCAAAAAAGAAATTCCAGCAGAATTTCAAGCAGCTTATTTTGAACGTCTAAAAGAAGGGAAAGATGATACATTAGAAGGCCAAATTTTATCGGTCTCAGACAAGGTAGATTTACTTTATGAATCATTTGGTGAAATCCAAAAAGGAAATCCGGAACGTGTCTTTACTGAGATATATGAAGAGTCTTTAAAAACGATTTTAGAATTTAAACATCTAGCTAGTGCACATTATTTCTTAACAGAAGTATTGCCTGATCTATTAAGTGGAAACTTTACAAATCAAGATCAATTACAAAAAATAACACAAAGAATCGTTTCAGATGCTATAAATGATTAA
- the uvrA gene encoding excinuclease ABC subunit UvrA has protein sequence MAHDKITVKGARSHNLKNIDVTIPRDKLVVVTGLSGSGKSSLAFDTLYAEGQRRYVESLSAYARQFLGQMDKPDVDSIDGLSPAISIDQKTTSKNPRSTVGTVTEINDYLRLLYARIGHPICPNDGTEISSQSVEQMVDRILEYPEGTRIQLLAPVIVGKRGQHKKVFEKIKSEGYVRVRVDKEMYDVSDEIELEKNKKHDIEIVIDRIVIKEGIRSRLFDSFEAALRLADGYAIADIMGLEEVLFSEHYACPYCGFTVGELEPRLFSFNAPFGSCPDCDGLGVKLEVDIDLVVPDRSLSLKDGAILPWNPISSNYYPQMLAQACKHFKIDQTIPFEELSLEDQEVILNGSKGELFHFHYKNDFGGVRDVDIPFEGILTNIERRYRETSSDFTRDQMRLYMTELPCQTCKGKRLNPEALSVKVAGKDIGEVCDYPIEESINFFTDLSLTEQETMIAKPILKEVNDRLSFLRNVGLNYLTLSRTAGTLSGGEAQRIRLATQIGSNLSGVLYILDEPSIGLHQRDNNRLIESLQKMRDLGNTLIVVEHDEDTMRAADYLIDIGPGAGEKGGEIMAIGTPDEVANNEKSLTGAYLSGKRFIPVPKERRTEDKGSIRIKGAAENNLKNVDVDIPLGRFVAVTGVSGSGKSSLINSVLKKTLSRDLNRSKQKPGKYKSMVGHEGLEKVVDIDQSPIGRTPRSNPATYTSVFDDIRDLFAQTNEAKIRGYKKGRFSFNVKGGRCEACRGDGILKIEMHFLPDVYVPCEVCHGTRYNSETLEVKYKGKNISDILNMTVEEAVVFFENVPKIRKKIQTIIDVGLGYVTLGQPATTLSGGEAQRMKLASELRKSSNGSNFYILDEPTTGLHTDDIARLLVVLNRLVEAGNTVLVIEHNLDVIKTADYIIDLGPEGGAGGGTIIATGTPEEVAKVKKSFTGQYLNDILKRDKKREKM, from the coding sequence ATGGCGCATGATAAAATTACTGTTAAAGGTGCACGGTCACATAATCTGAAAAATATTGATGTTACAATACCCAGAGATAAGTTAGTTGTTGTGACAGGATTATCGGGATCAGGTAAAAGTTCCCTAGCTTTTGATACTTTGTATGCTGAAGGACAACGACGTTACGTCGAAAGCCTTTCAGCTTATGCTCGCCAGTTTCTGGGCCAAATGGATAAGCCAGATGTAGACAGCATAGACGGTTTAAGCCCAGCAATTTCAATTGACCAAAAAACAACTAGTAAGAATCCACGTTCTACTGTCGGTACAGTGACAGAGATCAATGATTACTTGAGACTGTTGTATGCTCGTATTGGCCATCCTATTTGTCCAAATGATGGAACTGAAATTTCTAGCCAATCAGTTGAACAAATGGTTGATCGAATATTAGAATACCCTGAAGGTACGAGAATTCAACTCTTAGCTCCAGTTATTGTTGGAAAAAGAGGGCAGCATAAAAAAGTCTTTGAAAAAATTAAATCAGAAGGCTATGTGCGTGTCCGTGTAGATAAAGAAATGTATGATGTTTCTGATGAAATCGAATTAGAAAAAAATAAAAAGCATGATATTGAAATCGTCATTGACCGGATCGTCATAAAAGAAGGGATCCGTTCGCGTTTATTTGATTCATTTGAAGCTGCTTTGCGTTTAGCAGATGGATACGCTATTGCAGATATCATGGGTCTAGAGGAAGTTCTTTTTAGTGAGCATTATGCTTGTCCGTATTGTGGATTTACCGTTGGAGAATTAGAACCTCGTTTATTTTCTTTTAACGCACCGTTTGGCTCATGTCCGGATTGTGATGGATTAGGTGTAAAATTAGAAGTGGATATTGATTTGGTTGTTCCAGATCGAAGCCTGTCATTAAAGGATGGTGCTATCTTACCTTGGAATCCTATCAGTTCGAATTATTACCCTCAAATGTTAGCACAAGCATGTAAACATTTTAAAATTGATCAAACGATTCCGTTTGAAGAATTATCGTTGGAAGATCAAGAAGTGATTTTAAATGGATCTAAAGGAGAATTGTTCCATTTTCATTATAAAAATGATTTTGGCGGTGTGCGTGATGTTGATATACCTTTTGAAGGTATTTTAACTAATATTGAAAGACGATACCGTGAAACAAGCAGTGATTTTACAAGAGATCAAATGCGGTTGTACATGACTGAACTGCCGTGTCAAACGTGTAAAGGGAAACGATTAAATCCAGAAGCTTTGTCTGTAAAAGTAGCTGGTAAAGATATTGGTGAAGTGTGTGACTATCCAATTGAAGAATCAATTAATTTTTTCACTGACTTATCTCTGACTGAGCAAGAAACGATGATTGCTAAGCCTATCTTGAAAGAAGTAAACGACCGCTTGAGTTTCTTGCGCAATGTTGGATTGAATTATTTAACATTAAGTCGAACGGCTGGAACGTTATCTGGTGGAGAAGCTCAGCGCATACGTTTAGCGACTCAGATTGGGTCTAATTTGTCAGGTGTTTTATATATATTAGATGAACCTTCAATCGGATTGCACCAACGAGACAATAATCGTTTGATTGAATCCTTGCAAAAGATGCGTGATTTAGGCAATACATTGATAGTTGTGGAACATGATGAAGATACTATGAGAGCGGCCGATTATTTGATTGATATAGGACCTGGAGCTGGTGAAAAAGGCGGAGAAATCATGGCCATAGGAACACCAGATGAAGTAGCAAATAATGAGAAATCATTAACTGGAGCCTATTTGTCCGGTAAACGATTCATACCTGTTCCTAAAGAACGTCGGACAGAAGATAAAGGTTCTATTCGCATTAAAGGTGCTGCTGAGAATAACTTGAAAAATGTTGACGTTGATATTCCTCTAGGACGTTTTGTAGCAGTTACAGGTGTTTCAGGATCGGGGAAAAGTTCTTTAATAAACTCTGTTTTGAAAAAAACATTGTCTCGTGACTTGAATCGGTCAAAACAAAAACCAGGGAAATATAAATCAATGGTAGGGCATGAAGGGTTGGAAAAAGTAGTAGATATTGACCAAAGCCCAATAGGACGTACTCCAAGAAGTAATCCAGCCACATATACGAGTGTATTTGATGATATTCGTGATTTGTTTGCTCAAACAAATGAAGCAAAAATAAGAGGATATAAAAAAGGCCGATTTAGTTTTAATGTAAAAGGTGGACGTTGTGAAGCATGTAGAGGAGATGGTATTTTAAAAATAGAAATGCATTTTCTTCCTGATGTCTATGTTCCTTGTGAAGTGTGTCATGGGACTCGCTACAACTCTGAAACCTTAGAAGTTAAGTATAAAGGTAAAAACATTTCTGATATTTTGAATATGACTGTTGAAGAAGCAGTTGTATTTTTCGAGAATGTGCCAAAAATCCGTAAAAAAATCCAAACGATTATTGATGTCGGTTTAGGTTATGTAACTCTTGGACAACCTGCTACGACACTATCTGGTGGGGAAGCTCAGCGGATGAAACTAGCAAGTGAATTACGAAAAAGTTCTAATGGAAGCAATTTTTATATCCTAGATGAACCGACAACAGGATTGCATACAGATGATATTGCCCGTTTATTAGTAGTATTGAATCGATTAGTAGAGGCTGGAAATACTGTATTAGTTATCGAACATAATCTTGATGTTATTAAAACAGCCGATTATATTATTGACCTGGGTCCAGAAGGCGGAGCTGGCGGCGGTACTATTATCGCTACGGGTACACCAGAAGAAGTTGCAAAAGTTAAGAAAAGTTTTACTGGTCAGTACCTGAATGACATTCTAAAAAGAGATAAAAAACGTGAAAAAATGTAA
- the liaX gene encoding daptomycin-sensing surface protein LiaX, producing the protein MKQRERILELVKQGIISTEEALVLLENAAKKEGKEAIKKEQTHAQNEEHKPTPPIPPKKPEEAHHEEPSHDPEFPNPEEEDQDEVLSKEEQKDREQLEKILESLSNEASTYSVKIDEKNLEIATIKSKLRLVQEKLMVLETKEDLDELDSEKMPEMNRMKNEIDELKAQLEDLEEDKTELEDHLKTIKRKQWGTQKKQISEKFEIPEDWKETANETLNQVTGKVVDTGNQFGKFMKETFSTVMENMDWKDVNVRVPGLASTKFTHEFHYPESSASIIDVKVANGNVLFKNWDSQDIKIEADIKIYGKLDTVTPLEAFQKRSTVEVTDEKMLFHVPNKRIRCDLVFYLPERMYDYTAINLLNGNVKFEVFEGKDFYVKCTNGNVFFQNLTATMLETDGVNGTVTVLDSTVRDLMVKSVNGGIVTRGNIKSGNLSTVNGTVKVSLEGDDLTRMDASSVNGSVKVSFPKNYSVEGEAKSNLGTIQHRIDHLETLKERKDRTSQLLEFRRVADTQLLVLKLETTTGNILLKEAE; encoded by the coding sequence ATGAAACAAAGAGAAAGAATACTCGAATTAGTTAAACAAGGAATTATCTCTACTGAAGAAGCTTTAGTTCTGCTGGAAAATGCAGCAAAAAAAGAAGGCAAAGAAGCTATTAAAAAAGAACAAACACATGCTCAGAATGAAGAACACAAACCGACACCACCGATTCCACCTAAAAAACCTGAAGAAGCTCATCATGAAGAACCGTCACATGATCCAGAATTTCCAAACCCTGAAGAAGAGGATCAAGATGAAGTGCTCTCTAAGGAAGAACAAAAAGATCGTGAACAGCTTGAAAAAATTCTAGAGAGCTTATCAAATGAAGCCTCAACTTATTCCGTTAAAATAGATGAAAAAAATCTGGAAATTGCGACAATCAAAAGCAAACTTAGATTAGTACAAGAAAAACTGATGGTACTTGAAACGAAGGAAGATTTAGATGAGTTAGATTCTGAAAAAATGCCTGAAATGAATCGAATGAAAAATGAAATTGACGAATTAAAGGCTCAACTCGAAGATTTAGAAGAAGACAAAACTGAATTAGAGGACCATTTAAAAACGATAAAAAGAAAACAATGGGGAACTCAAAAGAAACAAATTTCAGAAAAATTCGAGATACCAGAAGACTGGAAAGAAACAGCAAATGAAACGTTGAATCAAGTTACTGGTAAAGTAGTCGATACAGGTAACCAATTCGGTAAATTTATGAAAGAAACTTTCTCTACAGTAATGGAAAACATGGATTGGAAAGATGTAAATGTTCGTGTTCCTGGTTTAGCTTCAACTAAATTTACCCATGAATTTCATTATCCTGAAAGTTCTGCATCCATTATTGATGTAAAAGTTGCAAACGGGAACGTATTATTTAAAAATTGGGATAGCCAAGATATCAAAATTGAAGCAGATATTAAGATTTATGGTAAATTAGATACAGTTACTCCTCTAGAAGCTTTCCAAAAACGGAGTACTGTTGAAGTAACAGATGAAAAAATGTTATTCCACGTACCAAATAAACGTATACGTTGTGATTTAGTTTTTTATCTTCCTGAAAGAATGTATGATTATACAGCTATCAATCTTTTAAATGGAAATGTGAAATTTGAAGTATTTGAAGGGAAAGATTTCTATGTTAAATGTACAAACGGAAATGTTTTCTTCCAAAATCTGACTGCTACCATGCTAGAAACTGATGGAGTCAATGGAACAGTCACTGTGTTAGATAGTACTGTGAGAGATTTAATGGTAAAAAGTGTAAATGGCGGAATTGTTACACGTGGAAATATTAAGAGCGGAAATCTTTCAACCGTTAATGGAACAGTAAAAGTGTCTTTAGAAGGTGACGATTTAACTCGTATGGACGCTTCTTCTGTAAATGGCAGTGTGAAAGTATCCTTCCCTAAAAACTACAGTGTAGAAGGCGAAGCGAAAAGTAATTTAGGAACGATTCAACACCGTATCGATCACCTTGAAACACTTAAAGAAAGAAAAGACCGTACAAGTCAATTGTTAGAATTTAGAAGAGTAGCAGATACGCAACTATTGGTATTAAAATTAGAAACAACAACTGGAAATATTTTATTAAAAGAAGCAGAATAA
- a CDS encoding PspC domain-containing protein has translation MKKLTKSRDNKMVSGVLAGVAEYFGFDPTLLRIIYGAATLIGVGSPFFLYIVLAIVIPEAPRSNQPKNPTSYGFNSGKKRPEQPAARKEAEKVKEEDWSDF, from the coding sequence ATGAAAAAATTAACAAAATCAAGAGACAATAAAATGGTGAGTGGTGTATTAGCTGGGGTTGCAGAATATTTCGGCTTTGATCCAACATTATTACGTATTATTTATGGAGCTGCTACATTGATCGGTGTTGGTTCACCGTTTTTCCTATACATTGTATTAGCGATTGTAATTCCTGAAGCACCTAGATCGAATCAACCAAAAAATCCAACTTCTTATGGATTTAACTCAGGAAAAAAACGGCCAGAACAACCAGCTGCTCGTAAAGAAGCTGAAAAAGTTAAAGAGGAAGACTGGAGTGACTTTTAG
- a CDS encoding phage holin family protein, which produces MRFWQKIIVNALVFLALAGFLQNMFYVESIWVALGASLVLSVLNLAVKPILFILSFPITLLTMGLFTIVINASMLSLTSAIIGSGFEFSSFGAAMLIAMLISLVNLLLNTQIIKAK; this is translated from the coding sequence GTGAGATTTTGGCAAAAAATTATCGTTAATGCATTGGTCTTTTTAGCCTTAGCAGGTTTTTTGCAAAATATGTTTTATGTGGAAAGTATATGGGTTGCTTTAGGAGCCAGTTTGGTTTTGTCAGTATTGAATTTAGCTGTTAAACCTATCTTGTTTATCTTATCGTTTCCTATTACTCTCCTAACAATGGGACTATTCACTATAGTAATTAACGCAAGTATGTTGAGCCTCACTTCTGCTATCATAGGGAGTGGATTTGAATTTTCATCGTTTGGAGCCGCTATGCTCATTGCTATGTTAATATCACTAGTTAATCTATTATTGAATACTCAAATAATAAAAGCAAAATAG
- the hprK gene encoding HPr(Ser) kinase/phosphatase, with amino-acid sequence MGKSVTVKQLVDSLDLEVHNGEEFLDRKILTDDISRPGLELTGYFNYYPQERIQLFGRTEISFSEKMTSDERLIVMRRMCQSDTPAFLVSRGLLPPKELIQATTEKGIPLLSSPQSTTRLSSNVTNFLEAELAERISMHGVLVDIYGMGVMITGDSGVGKSETALELIKRGHRLVADDRIELYVIDDKKVVGEPPEILSHLMEIRGIGIIDVVNLFGVGSIRLSKVVNLVVNLELWDKEKTYDRLGSGEEKQRILEVDVPKISIPVRTGRNLAIIIESAAMNTRAKIMGYNATETFERNLEKLIKKNSTEQ; translated from the coding sequence ATGGGCAAAAGTGTAACTGTAAAACAATTAGTAGACTCTCTGGATTTAGAGGTACATAACGGAGAAGAATTTCTTGATCGTAAAATTTTAACAGATGATATTTCACGACCAGGGTTAGAACTTACTGGTTACTTTAATTATTATCCTCAAGAACGCATCCAGTTATTTGGAAGAACGGAAATTTCATTTTCTGAAAAAATGACTAGCGATGAAAGGTTAATTGTTATGCGTAGGATGTGTCAGTCAGATACGCCGGCTTTTCTCGTATCAAGAGGGCTATTACCACCAAAAGAATTGATACAAGCAACAACCGAAAAAGGCATTCCATTACTTTCTTCTCCACAATCGACAACCCGTTTATCTAGCAATGTAACAAACTTCCTAGAAGCGGAATTAGCAGAACGAATTTCAATGCATGGAGTGTTGGTAGATATTTATGGAATGGGTGTTATGATCACTGGAGATAGTGGTGTAGGGAAAAGTGAAACAGCACTAGAATTGATCAAAAGAGGACATAGACTTGTAGCTGATGATCGCATTGAATTGTATGTGATCGATGATAAAAAAGTTGTAGGGGAACCACCTGAGATTTTGAGTCATTTAATGGAGATTCGCGGAATCGGTATTATAGATGTAGTGAATCTGTTTGGTGTTGGATCGATTCGTTTAAGCAAAGTGGTTAATTTAGTCGTTAACTTAGAGCTATGGGATAAAGAAAAAACGTATGACCGACTTGGAAGCGGCGAGGAAAAACAACGTATTTTAGAAGTTGATGTTCCAAAAATCTCTATTCCTGTTAGGACAGGGCGGAATTTAGCCATCATTATTGAGAGTGCAGCAATGAATACCAGAGCGAAAATTATGGGATATAATGCTACTGAAACATTTGAGCGTAATTTAGAAAAACTGATCAAAAAAAATTCAACTGAACAGTAA
- the lgt gene encoding prolipoprotein diacylglyceryl transferase: protein MNNILGAIDPIAFSFGSLDVYWYGIIIATGIFAAIFLSTREAEKRGIEGDHIVDMALWAIPLAFIGARLYYVLFELGYYLEHPSQIIAIWNGGIAIYGGLIAGGLTVYWYTKKKGIPIWLMLDILAPNVLLAQAMGRWGNFMNQEAHGGEVTRTFLENLFLPDFIINQMEINGVYYHPTFLYESLWSLLGFILIVVLRNKKHLLRQGEVALSYVLWYSFGRFFIEGLRTDSLWLFDFIRISQALSLLLFVAALSVWIYRRRDYPPVPYYLDGMNQQKKNVKTKKK, encoded by the coding sequence ATGAATAATATTTTAGGGGCGATTGATCCAATTGCCTTTTCATTTGGATCGCTTGATGTATATTGGTACGGAATTATTATAGCTACAGGTATATTTGCAGCTATTTTTCTGAGTACACGTGAAGCTGAAAAAAGAGGTATAGAAGGAGACCATATTGTAGACATGGCTCTTTGGGCAATTCCTTTAGCTTTTATTGGAGCACGATTGTATTATGTATTGTTTGAATTAGGTTATTATCTGGAACATCCAAGTCAGATTATTGCCATTTGGAATGGCGGTATAGCTATTTATGGTGGACTGATCGCGGGTGGACTAACTGTCTACTGGTATACAAAAAAGAAAGGCATTCCCATTTGGTTAATGTTGGATATTTTAGCACCTAATGTATTGCTGGCTCAAGCTATGGGCCGTTGGGGAAACTTTATGAACCAAGAAGCACATGGTGGTGAAGTGACGCGAACATTTTTAGAAAACTTATTTTTGCCTGATTTTATTATCAATCAAATGGAAATCAATGGGGTCTATTACCATCCGACCTTTCTTTATGAATCTTTATGGAGTTTGCTAGGTTTTATTTTAATCGTTGTGTTACGGAATAAAAAACATTTATTGCGACAAGGCGAGGTTGCACTAAGTTATGTACTTTGGTACTCATTTGGACGTTTCTTCATTGAAGGTTTGAGGACAGATAGTTTATGGCTTTTTGATTTCATACGTATATCACAAGCTCTATCATTACTATTGTTTGTTGCTGCGCTTAGTGTATGGATTTATAGAAGAAGAGACTATCCGCCTGTTCCTTATTATTTAGATGGAATGAATCAACAAAAAAAGAATGTAAAAACAAAAAAGAAATGA
- a CDS encoding NAD(P)H-dependent glycerol-3-phosphate dehydrogenase encodes MSKKVAVLGAGSWGTALAMVLEENGNDVCLWSHKATQAEEINLKHTNKLYLPSVVLAEKIRATNDIREAIKEADAIVFVIPTKAIREVAKQIAPLLTKPTIIVHASKGLEQISHKRISEILEEEIPGNKREAVVALSGPSHAEEVAVKDLTTITAASTNEEASKLVQDLFMNDYFRVYTNEDIIGVELGAALKNIIAVGAGALQGLGYGDNAKAALMTRGLAEISRLGVAFGADPITFLGLSGVGDLIVTCTSVHSRNWRAGHMLGKGNSLKEVLESMGMVVEGIATTKAAYELAKQKEIEMPITAAIYEVLYNGAKVEDTIASLMQRDGKAEA; translated from the coding sequence ATGTCAAAGAAAGTAGCAGTTTTAGGAGCTGGTTCTTGGGGAACAGCTTTAGCAATGGTATTAGAAGAAAACGGCAACGATGTTTGCTTATGGAGCCATAAAGCAACACAAGCTGAAGAAATTAATCTTAAACATACCAATAAACTCTATTTACCCTCTGTTGTTTTAGCTGAGAAAATTAGAGCAACAAATGATATCAGAGAAGCAATAAAAGAAGCAGATGCGATTGTATTTGTGATTCCAACAAAAGCTATTAGAGAAGTAGCTAAACAAATTGCTCCTCTTCTAACAAAACCAACTATCATTGTTCATGCAAGTAAAGGTTTAGAGCAAATTAGTCACAAACGGATCTCTGAAATTTTAGAAGAAGAAATTCCTGGAAATAAAAGAGAAGCAGTAGTTGCTTTATCTGGTCCAAGCCATGCGGAAGAAGTAGCAGTTAAAGATTTAACAACGATCACTGCAGCTTCAACAAATGAAGAGGCCTCTAAACTGGTGCAAGACTTATTTATGAATGACTATTTTAGAGTGTACACAAATGAAGATATCATTGGTGTTGAATTAGGTGCAGCTTTAAAAAATATCATTGCAGTAGGGGCTGGAGCACTTCAAGGATTAGGTTATGGAGATAACGCAAAGGCGGCTTTAATGACTAGAGGATTAGCTGAGATAAGCCGCTTAGGTGTAGCTTTTGGAGCTGATCCCATTACGTTTCTTGGATTGAGTGGAGTCGGAGATTTAATTGTTACATGTACTAGTGTCCACTCTAGAAACTGGAGAGCCGGACATATGCTGGGTAAAGGCAATAGCTTGAAAGAAGTTCTTGAAAGCATGGGAATGGTTGTAGAAGGCATTGCAACAACTAAAGCAGCTTATGAATTAGCCAAACAAAAAGAAATTGAAATGCCAATCACTGCAGCAATCTACGAAGTGTTGTATAATGGAGCTAAAGTGGAAGATACAATTGCTTCTTTAATGCAACGAGACGGCAAAGCAGAAGCCTAA